One Rhodoferax ferrireducens T118 DNA segment encodes these proteins:
- the cysE gene encoding serine O-acetyltransferase: MFSRIRSDIECILERDPAARTRWEVLTCYPGLHAVVLHRLAHWCWQHGFKWLGRFTSHIARFLTGIEIHPGAKIGERVFFDHAMGVVVGETAEIGDGCTIYQGVTLGGTSLYKGVKRHPTLGRNVVVGAGAQVLGGFTVGDGAKVGSNAVVTKPVPAGATAVGNPARIIQAELDVKREEAASKMGFSAYGVTQNDDPLSQAMRGLIDNASTQEHQISMLWKAIEQLSVQRHDASVVPGDAAVSEHFEAEKLNQLVGK; this comes from the coding sequence ATGTTTTCCCGAATCCGCTCCGACATTGAATGCATTCTTGAGCGCGACCCGGCCGCTCGCACGCGCTGGGAAGTGTTGACCTGCTACCCCGGTTTGCACGCCGTGGTGTTGCATCGTCTGGCGCACTGGTGCTGGCAACACGGTTTCAAGTGGCTGGGGCGCTTCACCTCCCACATCGCCCGCTTTTTGACCGGCATTGAAATCCACCCCGGCGCCAAGATCGGCGAACGCGTATTTTTTGACCATGCGATGGGCGTGGTGGTGGGCGAGACGGCCGAGATTGGCGATGGTTGCACCATTTACCAGGGCGTCACGCTGGGCGGCACCTCGCTCTACAAAGGCGTCAAGCGCCACCCCACGCTGGGTCGCAATGTGGTGGTGGGGGCGGGTGCGCAAGTGCTGGGCGGCTTCACGGTCGGCGATGGGGCCAAAGTGGGGTCGAACGCGGTGGTGACCAAGCCGGTACCGGCCGGTGCCACGGCGGTCGGCAACCCGGCGCGCATCATTCAGGCCGAGCTTGATGTCAAGCGTGAAGAAGCCGCCTCCAAGATGGGTTTTTCAGCCTACGGTGTGACGCAAAATGACGACCCGCTGAGCCAGGCCATGCGCGGCCTGATCGACAACGCTTCCACGCAGGAACATCAGATTTCAATGCTGTGGAAGGCGATCGAGCAGCTCAGCGTGCAACGGCATGACGCCAGTGTGGTGCCGGGGGATGCCGCGGTCAGCGAACATTTTGAGGCCGAGAAGCTCAATCAGCTGGTCGGCAAGTAG
- the rpsU gene encoding 30S ribosomal protein S21 — translation MTTIRVKENEPFDVALRRFKRTIEKLGLLTDLRAREFYEKPTAERKRKKAAAVKRNYKRIRAMQLPKKMY, via the coding sequence ATGACAACCATCCGTGTAAAAGAGAACGAACCCTTTGACGTGGCGCTGCGTCGCTTCAAGCGCACCATTGAGAAACTCGGCCTTTTGACTGACTTGCGCGCCCGCGAGTTCTACGAAAAGCCCACCGCCGAGCGCAAGCGCAAGAAGGCCGCCGCCGTCAAGCGTAACTACAAGCGCATTCGCGCCATGCAGTTGCCCAAGAAGATGTATTAA
- the pmbA gene encoding metalloprotease PmbA — MKKPNTTKTATPAQRDPDRGFSYSRSFFEGLVDSALAHAKKLGASDAGAEASEGCGLSVSVRKGELENVERNRDKSLVVTVYSGQRRGNASTSDFSHVAIEQTVQAAYDIARFTAEDPFAALPDVQDIAQPSEQRTDLDLFFPWVINSEQAAAIAMACEAAAVQTDKRITNSEGAAVSAQQSHFFSAHTHGFRGGYASSRHSLSVSPIAGKGSGMQRDAWYSSQRNADELASPEAVGRYAAARALSRLNSRKIATTECPVLFESPLAAGLLGSFVQAISGGSLYRKSSFLLDSLGQQVLAKHIDILEDPFVKRGKGSSPFDDEGVRVKARQVVQAGRVQGYFLGSYSARKLGMKTTGNAGGSHNLILTSRLTRPGDDLNAMLEKLGTGLFVTELMGSGVNYVTGDYSRGASGFWVEKGRIAYPVHEITIAGNMRDMLKGITAVGADTYNYGAKTIGSVLVDRMKVAGS, encoded by the coding sequence ATGAAGAAACCCAACACCACCAAGACAGCCACCCCCGCTCAGCGCGACCCTGACAGGGGCTTCAGTTACAGCCGTTCTTTTTTTGAGGGCTTGGTCGACAGCGCCCTGGCGCACGCCAAAAAACTCGGCGCCAGCGACGCCGGGGCCGAAGCGTCCGAGGGCTGCGGGCTGAGCGTATCGGTGCGCAAGGGGGAGCTGGAAAATGTGGAACGTAACCGCGACAAGTCGCTCGTCGTCACGGTCTATTCGGGTCAGCGCCGGGGTAACGCCAGCACCTCTGACTTTTCCCACGTTGCGATCGAGCAGACCGTGCAGGCTGCGTATGACATTGCACGCTTCACGGCCGAAGACCCGTTTGCGGCCTTGCCCGATGTGCAGGACATTGCCCAGCCCTCAGAGCAGCGCACCGACCTGGATTTGTTCTTCCCGTGGGTGATCAACAGCGAGCAGGCGGCGGCAATCGCCATGGCTTGTGAGGCGGCGGCGGTGCAAACCGACAAGCGCATCACCAACAGCGAGGGCGCGGCCGTGTCAGCGCAGCAATCGCATTTTTTCAGCGCGCACACACATGGCTTTCGGGGTGGTTATGCCAGTTCGCGCCACTCCCTGTCGGTGTCGCCGATCGCGGGCAAGGGCAGCGGCATGCAGCGCGATGCCTGGTACAGCTCTCAGCGCAACGCCGATGAGCTGGCCTCGCCCGAAGCCGTGGGCCGCTACGCCGCCGCGCGCGCCTTGAGTCGTCTGAATTCGCGCAAGATTGCCACCACCGAGTGCCCGGTCTTGTTTGAGTCGCCGCTGGCCGCTGGCCTGCTGGGCAGCTTTGTACAAGCCATCAGTGGCGGCTCCCTGTACCGCAAGAGCTCATTTCTGCTCGACTCGCTGGGCCAGCAGGTGCTGGCCAAACACATTGATATTCTGGAAGACCCGTTTGTCAAACGCGGCAAAGGCAGCTCGCCGTTTGATGACGAGGGTGTCCGGGTCAAAGCGCGCCAGGTGGTGCAAGCCGGGCGGGTGCAGGGCTATTTTCTGGGCAGCTACTCGGCCCGCAAGCTTGGCATGAAGACCACCGGCAATGCCGGGGGTTCGCACAACCTCATCTTGACGTCGCGCCTGACGCGCCCCGGTGATGACCTGAACGCGATGCTCGAAAAACTGGGCACCGGCTTGTTCGTGACCGAGTTGATGGGCAGCGGTGTGAACTACGTTACCGGCGACTACTCCCGCGGTGCCAGTGGCTTCTGGGTTGAGAAAGGCCGCATTGCCTATCCGGTACACGAGATCACCATCGCGGGCAACATGAGAGACATGCTCAAGGGGATCACTGCCGTGGGGGCCGACACCTACAACTACGGCGCCAAGACCATCGGTTCGGTGCTGGTGGACCGGATGAAGGTGGCAGGGAGTTGA
- a CDS encoding GatB/YqeY domain-containing protein, translating to MSLKDQVTEDMKTAMRAHDSERLGTIRLLLAAAKQKEVDERVVLDDTAMVAIVDKLIKQRKDSVAAFTQANRMDLADKESAEIKVLEAYLPKRLSPEEVTAAVQAIVAQLGAKGPGDMGKVMGAVKAQLAGKADMGQVSAAVKAALAA from the coding sequence ATGTCACTCAAAGACCAGGTCACTGAAGACATGAAGACCGCCATGCGCGCGCACGACAGCGAACGCCTGGGCACCATCCGTCTGCTGCTGGCGGCGGCCAAGCAAAAAGAAGTCGATGAGCGCGTGGTACTCGATGACACTGCCATGGTGGCCATCGTCGACAAGCTGATCAAGCAACGCAAGGACTCGGTCGCCGCTTTTACCCAGGCCAATCGCATGGATCTGGCCGACAAGGAATCGGCCGAGATCAAGGTGCTGGAGGCCTACCTGCCCAAGCGTCTGTCGCCCGAAGAAGTGACTGCTGCGGTGCAGGCGATCGTGGCCCAGCTGGGTGCCAAGGGCCCCGGCGACATGGGCAAGGTCATGGGCGCCGTCAAAGCGCAACTGGCCGGCAAAGCCGATATGGGACAGGTGTCAGCTGCGGTCAAAGCCGCGCTGGCCGCCTGA
- a CDS encoding RNA methyltransferase → MQTRFILINTSHAGNVGAAARAMKTMGFTDLVLVAPRWANVLRREETIQRASGALDVLKNARIVDTLDEALEGITHLCATAMTPRDFGPPTATPREHFELLLNKERLTHIPRGLEADLAYKNEILPETSELVQAAVAAPERGMGFLFGCERFGMRNEDVYRCHVALSIPSDPQFGSLNLGAAVQVIAYEWRLALGAFPVQSATLEPVLADAAQVAGMLGHLEQSLQAIGFLDPQAPKKLMPRLNQLFNRAGVTQEEVHILRGIAKAMLQNVARPEALTPATALVKG, encoded by the coding sequence ATGCAAACACGTTTCATCCTGATCAACACCAGCCACGCCGGCAATGTCGGGGCTGCTGCCCGTGCCATGAAAACCATGGGTTTCACCGACCTGGTGCTGGTGGCCCCGCGCTGGGCCAATGTGCTCAGGCGCGAAGAAACCATTCAGCGCGCCAGTGGCGCCCTGGACGTGCTCAAAAATGCCCGCATCGTGGACACGCTCGATGAGGCGCTGGAGGGAATCACGCATTTGTGCGCCACGGCCATGACGCCGCGCGACTTTGGGCCGCCCACGGCGACGCCGCGTGAGCATTTTGAGTTGCTCTTAAATAAAGAGCGACTGACGCATATTCCACGGGGGCTAGAGGCTGATCTGGCTTATAAAAATGAAATTTTGCCGGAGACGTCTGAACTCGTGCAGGCAGCTGTTGCAGCGCCCGAGCGCGGCATGGGCTTCCTGTTTGGCTGCGAGCGTTTTGGCATGCGCAATGAAGATGTCTACCGTTGTCACGTGGCGCTGAGTATTCCGAGCGACCCCCAATTCGGCTCGCTGAATCTGGGTGCGGCGGTGCAGGTGATTGCCTATGAATGGCGGCTGGCTTTGGGCGCCTTTCCCGTTCAATCCGCGACCCTTGAGCCGGTGCTGGCCGACGCAGCCCAAGTGGCGGGCATGTTGGGGCATCTGGAGCAGTCGCTGCAGGCGATTGGATTTCTGGACCCGCAAGCGCCCAAAAAATTGATGCCCCGGCTCAATCAGCTGTTCAACCGGGCCGGTGTCACGCAGGAAGAGGTTCACATTCTGCGCGGCATTGCCAAGGCGATGTTGCAGAACGTGGCGCGTCCCGAGGCCCTGACGCCCGCTACGGCTTTGGTCAAAGGCTAG
- a CDS encoding NAD(P)/FAD-dependent oxidoreductase: protein MRPMQNFDVVVMGAGAAGLFCAGVAGQLGLKVLVIDHSDKVAEKIRISGGGRCNFTNLDTSAANFLGNNPNFCRSALSSYTPRHFTDLLQRHGIAFHEKHKGQLFCDRSSEDIIQMLLAECDAGGVTRWQPCSLKNIVFSASSPHAEGIGSYEIESDRGTIRCAAVVIATGGLSIPKIGATDLGYRIARQFGLRLIEPRPALVPLTFDGEAWAPYAALAGLSLPVQIETGSKKAKISFLEDLLFTHRGLSGPAVLQISSYWQAGTPIRINLAPGTEVLQALMRAKASSRKLIANELAQLVPSRLADAWVQAGASAGHDWQRPINEASDKALAALAERLTRWELTPTGTEAYKKAEVTAGGVDTRDLSSQTMESKQPGLYFIGEVVDVTGWLGGYNFQWAWASAYACAQGLAAKLLKK from the coding sequence CTGCGGCCCATGCAAAATTTTGACGTCGTGGTGATGGGCGCTGGCGCCGCGGGCCTGTTCTGTGCTGGCGTGGCGGGCCAGTTGGGCCTGAAGGTGCTGGTGATCGACCACAGTGACAAGGTAGCCGAAAAAATCCGCATCTCCGGCGGTGGACGCTGCAATTTCACCAACCTGGATACCAGCGCAGCCAATTTTTTGGGCAACAACCCGAATTTTTGCCGCTCGGCCCTCTCAAGCTATACGCCACGCCACTTCACCGACTTGCTGCAGCGCCATGGCATCGCGTTCCATGAAAAGCACAAGGGACAGCTGTTTTGCGACCGCTCGTCCGAGGACATCATCCAGATGTTGCTGGCCGAGTGCGACGCAGGCGGCGTCACGCGCTGGCAGCCCTGCAGTTTAAAGAATATAGTTTTTTCAGCCTCTAGCCCGCATGCAGAAGGCATAGGCAGCTATGAAATAGAGAGTGACCGGGGCACCATCCGGTGCGCTGCGGTTGTCATCGCCACCGGCGGCCTGTCGATTCCCAAAATTGGCGCCACCGATTTGGGCTACCGCATCGCCCGCCAGTTTGGTCTGCGCCTGATCGAGCCGCGTCCCGCCTTGGTGCCACTGACTTTTGACGGTGAAGCCTGGGCCCCCTACGCCGCTCTGGCCGGCCTGTCGCTGCCGGTACAAATAGAAACTGGCAGCAAGAAAGCAAAAATCAGTTTCCTGGAAGACCTGTTGTTCACCCACCGCGGCCTGAGCGGCCCGGCCGTGCTTCAGATTTCGAGCTACTGGCAGGCTGGCACGCCGATCCGGATCAACCTGGCGCCCGGCACCGAGGTGCTGCAGGCGCTCATGCGCGCCAAGGCCAGCTCGCGCAAACTGATCGCCAATGAGCTGGCCCAGCTGGTACCCTCGCGTCTGGCCGACGCCTGGGTGCAAGCGGGCGCCAGCGCCGGCCACGACTGGCAACGTCCGATCAACGAGGCCAGCGACAAGGCGCTGGCGGCCCTGGCCGAGCGCCTGACACGCTGGGAACTCACCCCGACCGGCACCGAAGCCTATAAAAAAGCCGAGGTCACCGCTGGCGGCGTGGACACCCGGGATTTGTCGTCGCAGACGATGGAATCGAAGCAGCCTGGCCTGTATTTCATCGGCGAAGTGGTGGACGTGACCGGTTGGCTGGGCGGCTACAACTTCCAGTGGGCCTGGGCCAGCGCCTACGCCTGCGCGCAGGGCCTGGCAGCGAAACTGCTCAAAAAATAG
- the ybiB gene encoding DNA-binding protein YbiB — MGIGNYIKIIGRGKDGARALTREQAADLFGQVLDGTVTDLEIGAFCLAMRIKGETPQEMAGFLDATAARLRPIPSHGRTVVVLPSYNGARKLPVLTPLLALLLAREGLPVVMHGASTENARVSAQNILAALAVPSQDAIYSIAEGELQFVPTALLCPGLQRLLEVRRVVGLRNPAHSLVKLLNPCDSPALIVSSYTHPEYAAAMTATFQLMQGQALLLRGTEGEPVADPRRTPAMDAIAHGQVTRVQEAQGGTLASVPGLPTPDVASTAAWIQAVLNGEQPVPAPIALQVAHIVHLAKPTRTTA, encoded by the coding sequence ATGGGCATTGGCAACTACATCAAGATCATCGGGCGTGGCAAGGACGGCGCGCGCGCACTCACACGCGAGCAGGCGGCTGACTTGTTTGGCCAGGTGCTCGACGGCACGGTCACCGACCTGGAGATTGGCGCGTTTTGCCTGGCCATGCGCATCAAGGGCGAAACGCCGCAGGAAATGGCTGGCTTTCTGGACGCTACCGCTGCCCGGCTGCGGCCCATTCCCAGCCACGGCCGCACGGTCGTGGTGCTGCCGAGCTACAACGGTGCACGCAAACTGCCGGTGCTCACACCCTTGCTGGCGCTCTTACTGGCCCGCGAAGGCCTGCCCGTGGTGATGCACGGCGCCAGCACCGAGAATGCCCGGGTTTCAGCACAAAATATACTCGCAGCCCTTGCGGTGCCTTCACAAGATGCTATTTATTCAATAGCAGAAGGCGAATTGCAGTTTGTTCCGACCGCGCTCTTGTGCCCCGGACTGCAACGCCTGCTGGAAGTGCGCCGCGTCGTGGGCCTGCGCAACCCGGCGCACAGTCTGGTCAAGCTGCTCAACCCCTGCGACAGCCCGGCGTTGATCGTCAGCAGCTACACCCATCCCGAATACGCAGCGGCCATGACCGCGACCTTTCAACTGATGCAGGGCCAGGCCCTGCTGCTGCGCGGCACCGAAGGCGAACCGGTCGCCGACCCCCGGCGCACACCCGCCATGGACGCCATCGCCCACGGCCAGGTCACGCGAGTGCAGGAAGCGCAAGGCGGCACGCTGGCCAGCGTGCCCGGCCTGCCGACGCCTGACGTGGCCAGCACTGCCGCATGGATACAAGCGGTGCTGAACGGTGAACAACCGGTGCCGGCACCCATCGCCCTGCAGGTGGCACATATCGTGCATCTAGCGAAACCAACGAGGACGACCGCATGA
- a CDS encoding inositol monophosphatase family protein, producing MASPNLHPMINVAVKAARAAGSIINRAALDVEAVRISQKQVNDFVTDVDQAAEAAIIETLLTAYPGHGIWAEESGREHGAKDSEFVWIIDPLDGTTNFIHGFPVYCVSIALAVKGKIEQAVIYDPSRNDLFTATKGRGAYLNDRRLRVSKRIRLQECLISTGFPFRPGDDFPNYLRMMTDLMPKTAGLRRPGAAALDLAYVAAGYTDGFFEAGLQPWDVAAGSLMVTEAGGLVGNFTGEPEFLEHKECMAGNPRVYGQLVGILGKYSKFASAGEKAALRQSNLTSAASNAVDADGTPGGD from the coding sequence ATGGCCTCCCCCAATCTGCATCCCATGATCAATGTGGCCGTCAAGGCCGCCCGCGCTGCGGGGTCCATCATCAACCGCGCGGCGCTTGACGTCGAGGCGGTTCGCATCTCGCAAAAGCAGGTGAATGATTTCGTCACCGACGTGGATCAGGCGGCCGAAGCAGCCATCATCGAAACCCTGCTCACGGCCTACCCCGGCCATGGCATCTGGGCGGAAGAATCAGGCCGCGAGCACGGTGCCAAAGACTCCGAATTTGTCTGGATCATTGACCCGCTGGACGGCACCACCAATTTCATCCACGGTTTTCCGGTCTATTGCGTCAGCATTGCGCTGGCGGTCAAGGGCAAGATTGAGCAGGCCGTCATTTATGACCCCAGCCGCAACGACCTGTTCACCGCCACCAAAGGACGCGGGGCCTACCTCAACGACCGGCGCCTGCGCGTGTCCAAGCGCATCCGCCTGCAGGAGTGCCTGATCTCCACCGGTTTCCCGTTCCGCCCCGGTGATGATTTCCCAAACTACCTGCGCATGATGACGGACCTGATGCCAAAGACCGCCGGTCTGCGTCGCCCCGGCGCTGCGGCGCTGGACCTGGCCTATGTGGCGGCCGGTTACACCGACGGCTTTTTTGAGGCCGGCCTGCAGCCCTGGGACGTAGCAGCGGGCTCCTTGATGGTGACCGAAGCCGGTGGCCTGGTCGGCAATTTCACCGGTGAGCCTGAATTTCTGGAGCACAAAGAGTGCATGGCCGGCAACCCGCGTGTTTATGGTCAGTTGGTCGGCATTCTGGGGAAATACAGCAAATTTGCCAGCGCGGGCGAAAAAGCAGCGCTGCGCCAGTCCAATCTGACATCAGCCGCGAGTAACGCCGTTGATGCCGATGGCACGCCCGGCGGCGACTGA
- the mog gene encoding molybdopterin adenylyltransferase: MSASASSPFDPIKIGIVSVSDRASGGIYVDKGLPALQAWLTRALKNPLQFEPRLIPDEQATISATLIELVDAGCALVLTTGGTGPALRDVTPEATLAVAHKEMPGFGEQMRRISLQFVPTAILSRQVAVIRNQTLIINLPGQPKAIAETLEGLRGGDGALVMAGIFTAVPYCIDLIGGPYLETDEAVCKAFRPKAAIRTFS; this comes from the coding sequence ATGAGCGCATCAGCTTCTTCCCCCTTCGACCCCATCAAGATCGGCATCGTTTCCGTCAGCGACCGGGCCTCCGGCGGCATCTATGTGGACAAAGGCCTGCCCGCCCTGCAAGCCTGGCTCACCCGCGCCCTGAAAAACCCGCTGCAGTTTGAGCCGCGCCTGATCCCGGACGAGCAAGCCACCATCAGCGCCACGCTGATTGAACTGGTGGATGCCGGATGTGCCCTGGTGCTGACCACCGGTGGCACCGGCCCGGCCCTGCGCGACGTCACGCCCGAGGCCACGCTGGCCGTGGCGCACAAGGAGATGCCGGGATTTGGCGAGCAAATGCGGAGAATCAGCCTGCAGTTTGTGCCGACGGCCATTTTGTCGCGCCAGGTGGCGGTGATTCGCAACCAGACCCTGATCATCAACCTGCCGGGTCAGCCCAAGGCGATTGCCGAAACACTCGAAGGCCTGCGCGGAGGCGATGGCGCGCTTGTGATGGCCGGCATTTTTACGGCCGTGCCGTATTGCATCGACCTGATTGGTGGACCGTATCTGGAGACCGACGAGGCCGTGTGCAAAGCGTTCCGCCCGAAAGCAGCCATCCGCACGTTTTCTTGA
- the cobA gene encoding uroporphyrinogen-III C-methyltransferase produces MTHTPTPPPSPGKPDLPNHSDHQLPATDFSSLSGAGRCTLVGAGPGDPELLTLKALKAIQAATLLLVDDLVSDAIVALATPGARIVHVGKRGGCQSTPQAFIEKLAIMAVQEGETVVRLKGGDPFVFGRGGEELEHLQAAGIRVDVVNGITAGLAAATSLGVPLTHREHAHGVVFITGHAKPGDTGTDWRALAATAHSARLTLVIYMGVSGARRIQDELLSGLPAHTPVAVIQNASLPTQRQAVCTLGELQCTLEREDLASPSVIVVGDVLKGLLALQQPLSQQSLRA; encoded by the coding sequence ATGACACACACCCCAACGCCGCCACCCAGCCCTGGCAAGCCCGACTTGCCAAACCACAGCGACCATCAGTTGCCGGCAACCGACTTCAGCAGCCTGTCGGGTGCGGGCCGCTGCACGCTGGTCGGCGCTGGCCCGGGCGACCCCGAGTTGCTGACCCTCAAGGCTTTGAAGGCGATTCAGGCCGCCACCTTGCTGCTGGTGGATGACCTGGTGAGCGACGCGATTGTGGCGCTGGCCACACCCGGCGCCCGCATCGTGCATGTGGGCAAGCGCGGGGGCTGCCAGTCCACGCCGCAGGCCTTTATTGAAAAACTCGCGATCATGGCGGTACAAGAGGGTGAAACCGTGGTGCGCCTCAAAGGCGGCGACCCGTTTGTCTTTGGCCGAGGCGGCGAAGAGTTGGAGCACCTGCAGGCCGCAGGCATCCGGGTTGACGTCGTCAACGGCATCACGGCCGGCCTGGCCGCCGCGACCTCACTGGGCGTGCCGCTGACCCACCGCGAACATGCGCACGGCGTGGTATTCATCACGGGACATGCCAAGCCGGGTGACACCGGCACCGACTGGCGCGCGCTCGCCGCCACGGCGCACAGCGCCCGCCTGACCCTGGTCATTTACATGGGCGTCAGCGGTGCCCGGCGCATTCAGGACGAGTTGCTCAGCGGCCTGCCCGCCCACACACCCGTGGCCGTGATCCAGAACGCCAGTTTGCCCACCCAGCGCCAGGCCGTCTGCACCCTGGGCGAGCTGCAGTGCACCCTTGAGCGGGAAGATCTGGCAAGTCCCAGCGTGATTGTGGTGGGCGACGTGCTGAAAGGGCTGCTGGCACTGCAGCAGCCGCTGTCACAACAGTCTTTGCGGGCTTGA
- the yjgA gene encoding ribosome biogenesis factor YjgA — MSRKLKKGYFVRGEFVAEGSERDLELKRELKGTDEQSRTDLKRESLELQKLGEDLLTLRADLMARLNLSEKLKDAVLEAKRITNFEGKRRQMQYIGKMMRLLDPATLEAVRTTLHEQNNGSAQENLVLHLAETWRDRLVADEDAFGEWISQYPDTDSQQLRALTRQARKDAKPEKPGEAARHGRAYRDIFQLVREQLGRPEEPA, encoded by the coding sequence ATGTCACGTAAACTAAAAAAAGGCTATTTCGTTCGCGGTGAGTTTGTTGCCGAAGGCAGCGAACGCGACCTGGAGCTCAAGCGCGAGCTCAAGGGCACCGACGAGCAAAGCCGTACCGATCTCAAGCGCGAAAGCCTTGAGCTGCAAAAGCTCGGTGAAGACCTGCTGACGCTGCGCGCCGACCTGATGGCCCGGCTGAACTTGTCCGAAAAGCTCAAAGACGCCGTGCTGGAGGCCAAACGCATCACCAACTTCGAGGGCAAGCGCCGCCAGATGCAATACATCGGCAAGATGATGCGGCTGCTGGATCCGGCCACGCTGGAGGCGGTGCGCACCACCTTGCATGAACAAAACAACGGCTCCGCACAGGAAAATCTGGTGCTGCACCTGGCCGAGACCTGGCGTGATCGCCTGGTCGCCGACGAGGACGCCTTTGGCGAGTGGATCAGCCAGTACCCCGACACCGACAGCCAGCAACTGCGCGCCCTGACCCGCCAGGCCCGCAAGGACGCCAAACCCGAGAAGCCCGGTGAGGCGGCGCGCCATGGCCGCGCCTACCGCGATATTTTTCAACTGGTGCGTGAACAGCTCGGTCGCCCTGAGGAGCCGGCATGA